The genomic window CTTAAAATACGCTTTCCGAAGtcctcaacatcatgacAAGTCTTGTTTTCTCTCCCATAAAATTTCTAAACTTGCCTAAATCATCTTACTACTCGTGCCCCGCGAACAAGGAGCTCTGTAAGCCATCATTGGCAGCCATCTTATCATCATGTCTTCATCAAATGGAGCCCAGAAACCAATCCACTCCAGAGTGAAACTTTTCTACCGCATCAATGTTCCCCATGAGTATGTCATCTCAAGACTGTGTTGTGCTTGATACCGGTCAGCAAAGCTAACTGTACCTGTGTGATAGGCCAGAAGAATTTATCCAGGACCCCTTGCCTGCCCATGTTGAGCTTGATATCCCAATGACATGGTATGACGTCGTCCAACTCTGGCCTTATTAGGCTTGCCAGTCAGCTCAGCTAACATTGTACTCTTGACAGTACAGTCAAAGACCTGGCTGATATCATGGAGAAGAACTCAAGAAAAATCTTCCCTTCTCTTTCCGTCGGCACCCGGCTCTGCTTCCGCACTATGGACCGGTCAATTTACAGCACAAAGCCAAAATACCTTCCGTCACCTTACGGCAGTTACGTTATCGGTCGAGGTTACCCAGGCATCGATTTACCCGCACGAGACGAGAATGACCCAGCGAGCCCCAAGCCAAAGCTCCGATGGCTGGATGGCGCTTACATTGTCTGTACCATCTTTCCGCCATTACCCAGCGACGAAGACGAACCCATTATACCACCTGCGCTGCCGTATAAGATCAGCAGGCTAGGGCCTGATCAGCCTGGAAAGGGTATCGTAGTAGGGGGTGACCGGACGGCAAatggaaagggaaaaggacgtgaagacgaggatgacgatcCCCGTCCGCCGCGCCGCGGCAACACCCGTGTCTCCAAGGGTACGTCAAGGGGACCTACTTCAAGAACGCGGGACAATGATCGCCGAGCTAATTAGGAGTTTGAATCCCGAGAAGATGCCTCGGGGGATGGAGTCCACGGTCAGAAGAATGGTGTAGGGGGTTCTGTTGATGAGTTGATAAATTCGGAAGTTGATCGGGAGTGGGAGGCCTTGAAACGTCAATTGCAAGACAATCCGGAGCGAGCCCTGGATGGCGTATTGGAGATCACAAGGCGTCTAGCTGCATGTTTTCCTTCGAATGAATCTGGTACTAAAGCCAGCAGGGCTGGTTCCAAGAAAGGCGAAGGATCTTCCAACAATACAGCCAGAGCGAGAGATAAAggcaaggaaaaagaaaaggagaatCCCAAGACACCGGAGAGTTGGAAGCCCTATGAATATGACCGtttccagaagaagaaatagCTTGATTGATAAAGGGCCTCTGTTGCGGTATCAAATTCTGTGTTAGAAACCACCGCATCACTACACAGCAGCGTAAATCAATCATAGAGCGACGAAGATCACCATACAGCACCGGCAGAGATTATGTTGTATTTTTAAGATTACGATAGACTACATACTgggggagaatgaggagTGTGTTTTTCTAGCGCACTGTGTGTAGCCCAGGGCCCTATAAATTGTCTCTGAATGTCTATGAACTATCTTCCAGAGGCCTATTGATTATTCTGAAGGCCTGGCGCAAGGCTGACGTCGACCAGGTGTGAGACTCCCGCAACGTCACACCTACCTACTTTCATGCAGCAAGTATTGGCCATTTCTAAACCACTGGTTTCACACCTTGGACGAAATAACTGGCACTGCAAGGCAGCAAAACATGGTCAACTGCATACTTTTATGTTCTTAAACAAAAAACATGTCTCTTGGTTGCCTTTAGGGCCTGTTGGCTATCTTTGGACGAGGTTTGATTATATCTTGAGGCGTGGTTCAACACCCATGTTATCTGCATCCAGTTACTTTGCGGTGACAGTTATTTTTGTCCAGTGCGTATTTTTTGGCGCCACCAGTCCTTACTATCTCTATTAGCTGCCTTGAATAACGACGGCATGTGTGGGTCTGTGATGCAGCGAGAGACACGCTTCACTGTGGAAGTGGTAAACTTTTATATATACGGGATTTGTCTGCCTCAGGCAATGATAACATATCCACAGTCACCAAAGCAAAGCACATCATTCTGATCTTGCACCCTAGAAATGGTTCTGTTGCGTAACCCCCCCTGATAGCTTGCTTTGTGTCTGTCTTTGACGccctcttctcatcaagaTGTACACTTCCCCTCCGCTGGCCTCCCACGTTTAGCGCTCGGCGAGGAGATCTCCCCTGCGCTTTGCTCGGAGGTCCCAGGCGCCCTGATGGAAGAAATGATGTTAGGTTCGTATGGAAGTAAGTGAAAGAGGGGGAAACTAACATCCCACTTCCAGCCGATGTAACCCACGATTCCGGGGATGACAAAGACgtagagggtggtgaggaagccGGTTCGGGGGGTCCAGCGGAAGTACTTGTAGCGATTGATTTGCATGTCTGTGTGGGAGGTGTTAGAACATGTTTTGATGCTGTTTTTCCCACATCCCATGATCCCGAACATGACCGCTTGCTCGCTGAATCCGTTGCTTCCTTCGTTTTGGGGGGTGTAGGGCCGTAGTTCCCCTTCTTGTGTGTCTAAATATCGAACAATATCTCTCTAGTTGTAGACGTTGTTGTTCGTTTCGCATGACCGCCTCGCCTCACTCTGATCGGCACTGTCTTCCGCTCAATTTTTCGGCATTGTCCCTCAG from Podospora pseudoanserina strain CBS 124.78 chromosome 7 map unlocalized CBS124.78p_7.2, whole genome shotgun sequence includes these protein-coding regions:
- a CDS encoding uncharacterized protein (EggNog:ENOG503P2RW; COG:K); amino-acid sequence: MSSSNGAQKPIHSRVKLFYRINVPHEPEEFIQDPLPAHVELDIPMTCTVKDLADIMEKNSRKIFPSLSVGTRLCFRTMDRSIYSTKPKYLPSPYGSYVIGRGYPGIDLPARDENDPASPKPKLRWLDGAYIVCTIFPPLPSDEDEPIIPPALPYKISRLGPDQPGKGIVVGGDRTANGKGKGREDEDDDPRPPRRGNTRVSKGTSRGPTSRTRDNDRRAN